Part of the Prochlorococcus marinus CUG1435 genome, AACTTTTACTATTTCTTGCCTACCTCCGTAATTGACGCAAACATTCAATAAAAATTTAGTGTTGTTTTTAGTTAGAGATTCTGAACTGGAGATTATTTCTTTTAAAGTTTCTGGAAAAGGAGTTAAATCTCCAATGAATTTTATTTTTGTTGATTCTTCATGTATCTCTTTAATTTCGTTTCTCAAAACTTCGCTAAAAAGATTTATAAGGAAGTCAACCTCTTTTGTTGGTCTTGTCCAATTCTCAGTTGAAAAAGCATAAACAGTGAGTACCTTACAACCTAATTTTTTTGATGCTTTGAGAATTTCTTTTAAAACACCCACTCCTCTCTTGTGCCCATATGTACGAGGTAAACCTTTTTTAGTCGCCCATCTCCCATTCCCATCCATAATTATTGCAACATGTTCTGGAACTTTCTGCTTATCAATTCTGTTAGATAAGTCGTTATTTTTCTTGTCAATTATTTTTCCTAGACTCATTAGTTAGTCCTTTTTGTTAATAAAGATTTCTGATTTTTCTGGCTCTTTTTCATTGATATCACTAATAATGTTATCAGTAGTGTTTGTCTTTTGGGATAAAACATTTTTACTTAAAGGTGCTTTATTTGCTCCCATAGAGTTCTGATTCCCAATCAAATTAACGAGAAGTTCTTGTAACCTACTGCTGGTAATTGGCCTTTCAAGTTTACCTTGATTTGCTAATGATAACGTACCTGTCTCTTCAGAAACAACAATACATATACACCTGTCAAATCTTTCTGTAATTCCTAATGCAGCTAAATGCCTTGTTCCGTATCTACTAATTCCTTGTCTAGAGAGAGGTAGAATTACTCCGGCAGATATTATTTTGTTACCTTTAACAAGAACTGCTCCATCATGTAACGGTGTATCGGTTGCAAAAAGATTTATTAAAAGGTCCGTTGATAATTGTGCCTCAATATTTGTACCTGAATATAAGAAATCTTCAGGCCTTAAATCACTACCCAAATCTACAACTATTAAAGCACCTCTCCTATTTTGAGAAAGTTTACCTGCAGTATCAACTAACTGAGTAATGGTTGTTGATGTTGCTCTAAATTCCTTGGGTGGATTACCGAGTAATACAGCTAATCTCCCAGTACCTAATAATTCCATTAATCTTCTTAGCTCTCCTTGCCAAAGAATTGCTAAAGAGAGAGAGCAAGCTAGAACAACAGCATCAATTAATTTTGATGTTAACGGAAGATATGCATATCTCTGAATAAACCATGCTGAGGAAACTAAAAACAAATATCCTCTTAACAGCCATAATGTCCTCTGTTCTTTTACTCTAGAAAATAATAAAAGGCCGAAACCAACAGCAAATAATACATCTAATAATAGTTTTAAATTTATTAACCCCCAGAAATTCACATTAAAAACAAAATTAATTTAAATGTACCTAATTTTGTTTGATAAAGCGATCAGGTAATACATCATATTTTAAAAGATCAAATGGACTTTCTCTTTTTTGAATAATTTCTGCCTCTCCATCTTTAACTAATAGAGCAGCAGGTCTTGGAATTCTGTTGTAGTTAGAACTCATTGAATTATTGTATGCACCAGTACCAAAAACACATATAAGATCTCCTGCTTTACAATCTGCTAGTTCAATTTCCTTGAACAATACATCTCCCGATTCGCAGTGCTTACCAGCAATAGTATATTTATTTTTGGAATTAATATTTAATGGATTACTTACTAAACATGCAGAATAATTTGATTGATATGTAATTGGTCTTGGATTATCGCTCATCCCACCATCAACAGATAAATATGTTCTGATACCAGGAATTTCTTTAAAAGCCCCAATTTTGTAAATGGTTATACCTGCTGTAGATACTATTGATCTACCAGGTTCGCACATTAAAGTAGGAAAATCTAGGTTGTTTTTTTTACAAGCTTTAACAACAGAAGAAGAAATTGTTTTTACCCATTCATCAATTGAAGGGGGATCATCACTTTCGGTATACTTGATACCTAAGCCTCCACCAACATTCAGTTCCTCGATATTATGACCAAATTTTTTGGCGTCTAAAATTACCCTTACCATTATTTCTCCAAGATCTTTATGAGGGTCTAGTTCAAAAATCTGTGAACCAATATGAGCATGTAATCCTTTTAATTTTAGATTTTTTGTATTTCTGATTCTGCGAAATAGAGTATTTAAACATTCTAACCCGAAACCAAATTTGCTATCAAATGATCCAGTTCTTATGTATTCATGTGTGTGGCATTCTATCCCAGGAGTAAAGCGAATCATTATTTCTAAATCACGATTAATTGAATTTGAGAGTTCATCTAATCTTTCTAAGTCATAATCATTATCAACAATTACCTTAATATTATTTCTAACTGCAAACTCTATTTCTTTATCTGATTTATTGTTCCCGTGAAAAACAATTTTCTCATTTGGAACACCACCCTTAAGAGCTGTCAATAGTTCTCCTTCCGAAACTGCATCAAGTCCTAAGCCTTCTGAGGAAACAAGATTGCTCATGAATATTGAACTATTCGCTTTGGAGGCATATATAGGTAGTGATTTTCCTGGGTAGTATTTCTCTAAAGCTTTTTTGTAAGCTCTACAAGAGTTTCTTAAAGTGATTTCATCCAAAATGTAGAGAGGGGAATCATAATTTTTTACTAATTCTTGAATAGAACATCCACCAACAAATAATTTTCCATCTTCTCCAATAGATGTAGTGATAGGTACTATATTTTTATTAGGACTTTCTCGGTCAATCTTTTGTTTTAAAAAGGATTTTTTTTCTTTCATGAGAGAATCTTTAATGAAGTTATTCTAAAAGTGTAATGTCTTTATAATGACTTTAATTTCAAATTTTTTGAGTATTTTTTATTAAATGATATCCATTAAACAAATAAATGAGAAAGATATTGATTTATGTTATGAATTAGATTCAAAAACAATTTCATTGTGGAGTAGAGACCAATGGACAAATGAATTAAAAAAAGAAGGTGTAAAGATCTTTGGTTTATTACTTTCAAATTTAACAGTAGGAATATGCGTATTTCATGTAATTCTAGATGAAGCTCAAATAAATTTTTTTGTAATCAATCAAAAATATAGAAAAAAAGGTTTTGGTACCTACCTGATGAACTATCTAATTAAAGAATGTGAAAAACTAAAATTAAAAAAATTATTTTTAGAAGTGTCTCATACTAATTTCACAGCTGAAAAATTCTATAGTCATTTTGATTTTTCCACTGTGGGGATTAGAAAAAATTATTATAAAGACGGTTCAGATGCTCTATTAAAAGAAAAAAAATTAACAACTAAATAATTTAAAAAATTAATTGTTCGGATAACCAGAATGCTTGAAATTACTCTAATTTATTGCTATATCACTAAAAAATATAAAATTTAAACAATAAAATATATTTTTGGGTATTCACAAAAGCTCATTCTGAACACAAAATTGACATATTACTGGTAGGTTATTAATAGATTTAATCTTCTAATGTTCGAAAGATTTACAGAAAAGGCTATAAAAGTCATTATGCTTGCTCAAGAGGAAGCTAGAAGACTTGGTCATAATTTTGTTGGGACAGAACAAATTCTATTAGGTTTAATTGGAGAGGGTACGGGTGTTGCAGCGAAGGTTCTTAAATCACTAGGAGTTAATTTAAAAGATTCAAGAATAGAGGTAGAAAAGATAATTGGTAGAGGTTCAGGTTTTGTAGCTGTAGAAATACCTTTTACACCACGTGCTAAGAGAGTATTAGAGCTTTCTCTCGAAGAAGCCCGTCAATTGGGTCACAACTATATAGGAACTGAACATCTATTACTTGGTTTAATTAGAGAAGGTGAGGGTGTAGCCGCAAGAGTTCTAGAAAATCTTAGTATTGATCTTACCAAAGTAAGAACACAGGTTATAAGAATGTTAGGCGAAACAGCCGAGGTTGGCAGTGGAGCTAATACTAGTAAGGGTAATTTAAAAACAGCTACTCTCGATGAATTTGGAACAAATTTAACAAAGTTAGCTAGTGAATCAAAACTAGATCCTGTTGTTGGCCGTTATGAAGAGATAGATCGCGTAGTTCAAATATTAGGAAGGAGGACTAAAAACAATCCTGTTCTTATCGGAGAACCAGGTGTAGGTAAAACAGCGATTGCAGAGGGTTTAGCTCAAAGAATTCAGCTAGGGGATATTCCAGATATCCTTGAAGATAAAAGAGTCTTAACTCTTGATATCGGGCTTTTAGTCGCTGGAACTAAATATAGGGGCGAATTTGAAGAGAGATTAAAAAAGATAATGGAAGAAATCAAATCTGCTGGTAATGTAATACTTGTGATAGATGAAGTTCATACTCTGATTGGGGCTGGAGCTGCTGAAGGAGCTATAGACGCAGCAAATATCTTAAAGCCAGCATTAGCTAGAGGAGAATTGCAATGTATTGGAGCTACAACACTTGACGAATACAGAAAGCATATTGAAAGAGATGCTGCTCTAGAGAGAAGATTCCAACCAGTAATGGTTGGGGAACCATCTATCGAAGATACAATCGAAATTTTAAAAGGTCTTCGGGAACGTTATGAACAACATCATCGCCTTAAAATTACGGATGATGCTCTAGAAGCTGCAGCTCACCTAGGGGATCGATATATATCTGATAGGTTTTTGCCTGATAAAGCTATCGACCTTATCGATGAAGCAGGGAGTAGAGTTCGTCTAATTAACTCTAAACTTCCACCTGAAGCGAAACAAATAGATAAAGAACTAAGACAAATTCAAAAACAAAAAGAAGAATCTGTAAGGGATCAAAATTTCGATCAAGCTGGCCAATTAAGAGAAAAGGAGATTGAATTGTCTGCCAAAATTAAAGAGGTACTTGAAAATAAAAAAGAATCTACGACCGAAGATGAGACTAATACTGAACCAAACTTAGCAAAAAGTGATTCAAAACTTTTACAAAACCCTATGGTTAGTGAAGAGGACGTGGCCCATATTGTTGCATCATGGACCGGTGTACCTGTACAAAAATTAACTGAAACCGAATCAGTCAAACTTCTAAATATGGAGGAAACACTTCACCAAAGGTTAATTGGACAAGATGAAGCTGTAAAAGCTGTTTCTAGAGCCATCAGAAGAGCAAGAGTTGGTTTAAAGAATCCTAATAGGCCTATTGCAAGTTTTATTTTTTCAGGTCCTACTGGTGTAGGTAAAACTGAATTAACTAAGTCATTAGCCTCATATTTCTTTGGTAGTGAAGAAGCAATGATCAGATTAGATATGTCAGAATTTATGGAAAGACATACAGTAAGCAAACTTATAGGTTCTCCTCCAGGATATGTTGGTTTTAATGAAGGTGGTCAACTTACAGAAGCAGTCAGAAGAAGACCTTATACAGTGGTTCTATTTGATGAAGTTGAGAAAGCTCATCCAGACGTATTTAATTTATTATTGCAACTTCTTGAAGACGGCAGATTAACAGATTCCAAAGGTAGAACTGTCGACTTTAAAAATACTTTGCTAATAATGACTTCTAATATTGGTTCAAAAGTAATTGAAAAAGGTGGAGGCGGACTAGGATTCGAGTTCTCTGGTGACTCTGTTGAAGATAGTCAATACAATAGAATTAAGTCATTAGTTAATGAAGAACTAAAGCAATATTTCAGACCTGAATTTCTAAATAGACTTGATGAAATTATTGTTTTCAGACAACTATCTAAAAACGAGGTTAAAGAAATTGCTGAAATAATGTTGCAAGAGGTTTTTGCAAGATTACAGGATAAAGGTATTAAATTAAGCGTAACTGATGCTTTCAAGGAAAGACTTGTTGAAGAAGGATATAATCCTTCTTATGGAGCAAGACCCTTAAGAAGAGCTGTCATGCGCTTGTTAGAAGATAGTTTAGCTGAAGAAGTTCTTTCTGGAAGGATAAAGGATGGAGATAATGCTTTAGTTGATATTGATGATAATAAAAAAGTTACGATTAATATTTCATCTGAAGAATCTCCTCAAGAGCTAGCGAGCGCTAACTTCTGATCATCTATAATAAATATGCAGTCAATCTCTCCAGAAACTATATTTAGGGGAAATTATGCTTGGCAAGAATCTTTACCTCAAATCACTAAATTAACTAAAAGTCCATTAATTTTAGGTAGAAGTATTCATACGAATATTTTGAGAAATAAAATTTTCAATGATTTAAAAAATCAAAACCTCAATGTTAGTTTTGCTAATTTGAAATTTGATTGCTGTTATGAAGACATTTCAAGAGTAAAGAATATTATTTTAAAAAATAATCATGATTCAGTTATCGCAGCTGGGGGAGGCAAAGTTTTAGATTCTGGGAAATATATAGCCGAGTGTCTTAATATTCCTTGCATTACAGTTCCTCTTAGTGCCTCTACATGTGCAGGTTGGACAGCCTTGTCAAATATTTATACAAAAGATGGGCAATTCATAAAGGATGTTGCATTAGGATCTTGTCCAAAAATCCTTGTTTATGATCATAAATTTATTCAAACAGCTCCATCTAGAACACTTGCTAGTGGCATAGCGGATGCTTTAGCAAAATGGTATGAATCTTCACTTACAAGTTCAACAATAGATGATGGTCTTGTGCAACAAGCGATTCAGATATCAAGAGTTTTAAGAGATCAACTTTTAATAGAAGGAGAAAAAGCATTTAATGGTCCATTTGAAAATAATTCTTCTTGGAGAAATACTGTAGAAGCTTGTGGACTTACAGCTGGATTAGTAGGCGGTATTGGTGGAGAAAAGTGTAGGACTGCTGCTGCACATGCTTTTCATAATGCAATTACTCAGATAATTACCACAAAGAAATTCTTACATGGTGAGATCGTTGGGGTTGGATTATTATTGCAATTAAGACTAGAAGAAATGAAAAATAATAATAAATTAGCTGAGCAATCAATTAAACAATTGTTGTTACTTATGAAACAATTGAATTTGCCAACTACTATTGCACAACTTGGAATAAATGTTTTTGAAGATAATAATTTAGAGAAAATTGCTGATTTTACTTGTCGAGACAAATCTGAGATCCACTTTTTGCCTTTTGAAATTCATAAACATGAAGTAATAGAAGTTATTGCGAATTTTGAAAAACAAAAAATAAGAATTTAAATACTTTTTGACTAAATCCCATTTCGAACAACTTAGTGATATAAATATTCGTTTTTTTGAGAATGCCAAAAATTCTTTATTAGACCCTTCAGGTCTTCATATGGCAAATGATGTTCAATGGATCAAACTCAGTGAAAACTGGAACTCTTTAAAATTCCCTGTGGTTATTGGAGGAAGAGGTCAACCTATACTTCTCCTCCATGGATTTGATAGTAGTTTTCTAGAGTTTAGGAGAATATATCAATCATTAAAAAGAAATTTCCAAGTTATTATCCCTGATCTATTGGGGTTTGGTTTTAGTCCTAGGTGCGCAACAAATGAATATAATCCTTCTAAAATAATTTCATATTTAATTGATCTTCTTCAGACCTTACAAATATCAAAAAATCTAAAAATTGTTGGTGCCTCTATGGGAGGCTCAACTGCCTTAAAACTTTCTTTTGAAATGCCTGATTCTATTGATAAAATTGTCCTTTTATCTCCCGCAGGATTATTTGGACAACCTAAGAGTATCCCTTTCCCTCTTAACCAAATAGGGGCCTCATTTCTAGGATTGCAGAAGGTCAGAAAAAGTCTTTGTAGGCAAGCATTTGCCTTCCCAGATGAATGTGTTGGTGAAAAGGAAGAGCAAATTGCTTCAATTCATTTAGGTTGTAAAGGATGGCGGAACTCACTAGCGTCATTTGCAAAAAGTGGAGGGTTTGCTGGAACACAGAAATATATTCAAAATATCCCAATCAAAGCACTATGTGGAGAAAATGATCGCATTCTTGGAAAACAAGAAATTAAAAATATAAGAAAAATTGATAAATTAAATTTTATAGGATTGCAAAATTGTGGTCATCTACCTCATGTAGATTTACCGTCATTATCTAGTAAAATAATTGAGGATTATTTTTTGGAATAAAGACTTTCATAATTAATTTAGATACTTAAAAATTATAAAAATGTAATACAAAACAGATGGTGTAAAAATGTAGCTGTCAATTCTGTCAAGAATGCCTCCATGTCCTGGTAAAAAAG contains:
- a CDS encoding isoprenyl transferase is translated as MSLGKIIDKKNNDLSNRIDKQKVPEHVAIIMDGNGRWATKKGLPRTYGHKRGVGVLKEILKASKKLGCKVLTVYAFSTENWTRPTKEVDFLINLFSEVLRNEIKEIHEESTKIKFIGDLTPFPETLKEIISSSESLTKNNTKFLLNVCVNYGGRQEIVKVAKELAIKSYSGEIKPNEVNEELFNSELLTRGIKDPELLIRTSGEKRISNFLLWQLAYSEIYISDVMWPDFNEFEFLKAIIDYQSRSRRFGGIESLPTESFEDSQYSS
- a CDS encoding TIGR00159 family protein translates to MNFWGLINLKLLLDVLFAVGFGLLLFSRVKEQRTLWLLRGYLFLVSSAWFIQRYAYLPLTSKLIDAVVLACSLSLAILWQGELRRLMELLGTGRLAVLLGNPPKEFRATSTTITQLVDTAGKLSQNRRGALIVVDLGSDLRPEDFLYSGTNIEAQLSTDLLINLFATDTPLHDGAVLVKGNKIISAGVILPLSRQGISRYGTRHLAALGITERFDRCICIVVSEETGTLSLANQGKLERPITSSRLQELLVNLIGNQNSMGANKAPLSKNVLSQKTNTTDNIISDINEKEPEKSEIFINKKD
- the lysA gene encoding diaminopimelate decarboxylase; translation: MKEKKSFLKQKIDRESPNKNIVPITTSIGEDGKLFVGGCSIQELVKNYDSPLYILDEITLRNSCRAYKKALEKYYPGKSLPIYASKANSSIFMSNLVSSEGLGLDAVSEGELLTALKGGVPNEKIVFHGNNKSDKEIEFAVRNNIKVIVDNDYDLERLDELSNSINRDLEIMIRFTPGIECHTHEYIRTGSFDSKFGFGLECLNTLFRRIRNTKNLKLKGLHAHIGSQIFELDPHKDLGEIMVRVILDAKKFGHNIEELNVGGGLGIKYTESDDPPSIDEWVKTISSSVVKACKKNNLDFPTLMCEPGRSIVSTAGITIYKIGAFKEIPGIRTYLSVDGGMSDNPRPITYQSNYSACLVSNPLNINSKNKYTIAGKHCESGDVLFKEIELADCKAGDLICVFGTGAYNNSMSSNYNRIPRPAALLVKDGEAEIIQKRESPFDLLKYDVLPDRFIKQN
- a CDS encoding GNAT family N-acetyltransferase, translating into MISIKQINEKDIDLCYELDSKTISLWSRDQWTNELKKEGVKIFGLLLSNLTVGICVFHVILDEAQINFFVINQKYRKKGFGTYLMNYLIKECEKLKLKKLFLEVSHTNFTAEKFYSHFDFSTVGIRKNYYKDGSDALLKEKKLTTK
- a CDS encoding ATP-dependent Clp protease ATP-binding subunit → MFERFTEKAIKVIMLAQEEARRLGHNFVGTEQILLGLIGEGTGVAAKVLKSLGVNLKDSRIEVEKIIGRGSGFVAVEIPFTPRAKRVLELSLEEARQLGHNYIGTEHLLLGLIREGEGVAARVLENLSIDLTKVRTQVIRMLGETAEVGSGANTSKGNLKTATLDEFGTNLTKLASESKLDPVVGRYEEIDRVVQILGRRTKNNPVLIGEPGVGKTAIAEGLAQRIQLGDIPDILEDKRVLTLDIGLLVAGTKYRGEFEERLKKIMEEIKSAGNVILVIDEVHTLIGAGAAEGAIDAANILKPALARGELQCIGATTLDEYRKHIERDAALERRFQPVMVGEPSIEDTIEILKGLRERYEQHHRLKITDDALEAAAHLGDRYISDRFLPDKAIDLIDEAGSRVRLINSKLPPEAKQIDKELRQIQKQKEESVRDQNFDQAGQLREKEIELSAKIKEVLENKKESTTEDETNTEPNLAKSDSKLLQNPMVSEEDVAHIVASWTGVPVQKLTETESVKLLNMEETLHQRLIGQDEAVKAVSRAIRRARVGLKNPNRPIASFIFSGPTGVGKTELTKSLASYFFGSEEAMIRLDMSEFMERHTVSKLIGSPPGYVGFNEGGQLTEAVRRRPYTVVLFDEVEKAHPDVFNLLLQLLEDGRLTDSKGRTVDFKNTLLIMTSNIGSKVIEKGGGGLGFEFSGDSVEDSQYNRIKSLVNEELKQYFRPEFLNRLDEIIVFRQLSKNEVKEIAEIMLQEVFARLQDKGIKLSVTDAFKERLVEEGYNPSYGARPLRRAVMRLLEDSLAEEVLSGRIKDGDNALVDIDDNKKVTINISSEESPQELASANF
- a CDS encoding iron-containing alcohol dehydrogenase codes for the protein MQSISPETIFRGNYAWQESLPQITKLTKSPLILGRSIHTNILRNKIFNDLKNQNLNVSFANLKFDCCYEDISRVKNIILKNNHDSVIAAGGGKVLDSGKYIAECLNIPCITVPLSASTCAGWTALSNIYTKDGQFIKDVALGSCPKILVYDHKFIQTAPSRTLASGIADALAKWYESSLTSSTIDDGLVQQAIQISRVLRDQLLIEGEKAFNGPFENNSSWRNTVEACGLTAGLVGGIGGEKCRTAAAHAFHNAITQIITTKKFLHGEIVGVGLLLQLRLEEMKNNNKLAEQSIKQLLLLMKQLNLPTTIAQLGINVFEDNNLEKIADFTCRDKSEIHFLPFEIHKHEVIEVIANFEKQKIRI
- a CDS encoding alpha/beta hydrolase → MTKSHFEQLSDINIRFFENAKNSLLDPSGLHMANDVQWIKLSENWNSLKFPVVIGGRGQPILLLHGFDSSFLEFRRIYQSLKRNFQVIIPDLLGFGFSPRCATNEYNPSKIISYLIDLLQTLQISKNLKIVGASMGGSTALKLSFEMPDSIDKIVLLSPAGLFGQPKSIPFPLNQIGASFLGLQKVRKSLCRQAFAFPDECVGEKEEQIASIHLGCKGWRNSLASFAKSGGFAGTQKYIQNIPIKALCGENDRILGKQEIKNIRKIDKLNFIGLQNCGHLPHVDLPSLSSKIIEDYFLE